In Haloarcula rubripromontorii, the sequence CCCTCTGCGAGCCAGCCGATTGACGGACCGAGCGCCCAGCCGATGGCCTCGACTTTGCCTTCTTCGCGGAGTTCGTCCAGCGCTTCCAGTACGTCCTCGTTGACCTCGTCGACGTTGGCGTTGTGGAGCATCAGGAGTTCGACGTGGTCCATGCCGAGCCGGTCGAGTGAGCGGTCGACGGCGGTGTGGACCCACTCGGGCGTGACTTTCTTCGGGAGTTCGCCGTGACCGGCCTGTGGGTTGTTGTAGAAGTCGTAGCCGATCTTCGTCGAGACGGTGACTTCGTCGCGGTGTTCCGCCAGCGCCTCGCCGATGATCTCCTCGCTGTCGCCGTGGCCGTACACGTCGCCGGTGTCGAAGAACGTCACGTCTTGGTCGAGCGCGTGCTGGACCATGTCGATGGCATCGTCCCGGGTGCGGTCGCCCCACCAGTCCGTACCGACGACCCAGGCACCGAATCCGACTTCCGAAACCTCGACGCCGGAGTTTCCGAGTGTCGCGTATTCCATATCTGACGTAGCGGCGCTGTCCACTTAGCCGTCTTGGTTTGCGGTGTCGGACCGCGTCCGAACCCGGAGCTGTGGGGTCGCGACGCCGTCGAGGATTTCGACCGCGCCGTACTCGCGGCGGACCCACCAGTACAGCGCGGCCCCGCCAACGCCGAGCAGCGGAATGGCGATAAGCCCCCCTTCAGGGCCGAACCCGCCGCCGGTCACGAGCGCGGGACCGGTTGCGCTCGTCGAGAGCATGGCGACGCCCATCCGGAGGCCGCTGACTGGGAAGCCAAGCAGTGCCAGCGTGTAGTTCCAGGCGACGTGGAAGCCGCTCGCGACCCCGAGTCGCCCGGTCAGGACGTAACACGCACCGAGCAGGAGGCCGTAGAGAGTAATGTTGGCCACACTGAGCAGCGACGCGCTGGGGTTCGTCCAGTGGAGGACACCGAACAGTGCGCCCGTCAGCCCCGTCGCCGCGATGATCGCGCCCCGCTTGCCGACCCACCCGGCGAGCCCCTCAGCCGTGTTTGTCAGGAGATACCCACGGACGAGCACCTCCTCGGCAGTTGCTTGGACGAGGAAGAACCCCCCCAGAAGGAGGACGGCGACCGGTGGTCCGAACGCAGTCAGCGGGAGCGGTCCGCTGTCGACGGTTGCGAGGGCGACGCTAACCTCGGCGAACCCGACGGCCACCTCGACGAGCAGAACCAGCGTGGGAAGCCCCGCCCCGAGCGCGAGGCCGAAAGCCGCGTCGCGCCACCACTGGCGGTCGAACCCCAACCCATAGTCGGAGAGCGTCCGCCGGTCGAGCAGATAGCCGATCACGACCGCGATGACGGTGCCGGCAGCGAAGAGCGCGATCTGGCGTGCAACTGCGACCGCCGGCGTCATGCGCACCACTGACGACACCACTGCGACCACTCCAGAGAGGAGGACAAGGCCGAACCCGGCGAGAAACAGCCAGAGGGTGACCCGCCACGGCGCCCGCAGTCGGCGCTCTGCGGGATTGACAATATAGCGCCGTATCTCCATGATGAAGTCCGACCTGACCATGCCGTCGTCTGGAACGGCGGCGTCTTAACTGTGGCTTGCTCGCTGTGCCACTTGGTGTCGTGACACAGATGTTACTGGGTAGGTTTCAGGTAACGGAAACCCCTATCTGCCCGCGAAGCCACGTACTCGACATGACGAAGCGTCACGTGTCGCTGCCACCGCTCGCCGAAGAGGGGCTCAGGGCGTTCATCGACGAGGTCGACGAACGCCTCTCCGGTGACGAGGACACCTGCGATGTTGTCACTGACGTGCTTATCGACCTCCACGGCGACCGGGAGGCCTACGAGCGCTGGCAGGACGGCGCGGATATCTCCCCGGCCGAGCGGGTCCGGCTTCAGGGCTATGACCCCTGTAACACGACCCTCGAGAGCGAGTACTACGCCGAGAAAGACGAGGAGCGATTCAAACGCTCGAAGCACCTCCAGTGGCTCTGGCGGCAGTTCGACGCGACGCCGATGGCGGACAACGTCGAGTTCGCCCTCCGCTTTCGCCGGATGCTCGCCGACCACCTCTTCGAATCCTGTGGTGAGGGCTGTCGATTTTTCAAGGGCATCTCCTTTACCTACGGCCACAACATCGAGATCGGCGACAACGTCGTTGTCCATGACGACGTTCATCTGGACGACCGGGGGAAGCTCACCATCGGCGACCGCGTCTCCATCTCTGACGATACCCACGTCTACAGCCACGACCACGACGCCGTCGACCAGACCCACGTCGACAACTACCACACTATCATCGAAGACGACGTGCGCCTGACCTACGACTCGATGGTCCGAGCCGGCGTGAAGGTCGGGGAAAACGCCATCCTTGCAGCAAAGTCTATCGCCGGGAAGGACATCCCTGCCCACCACATCGCCGCCGGCACGCCGGCGAAATCCCTGACAGTCAAGGATGGCTGGGAGTCTGTCGCAGCACCGATTGAGGGGGCGAACGTCGACCGCCGCGCCGAGCGGCAGTTGTCGTACGACCTGCCCGACGACTTAGAGCAGTTCGACGAGTTCCAGCGCGACCTCTCGCCGCCGGACCGGAAGTAGTCGCAGCACCGCGTCGTCACTCCTTTTGTTGCGCCCGCCGACGGTCACGTATGCGAAGTGTCGCTATCAACGTCGGAGCCAACACGAACGAACCCGGCTTCCGGGGGCCGCTGTTTCCCGACGGCTCTTTCGAGTACATCCCGATCCCCGAATCGAAACCGACCAGCGAGCCGGTGCCGACCTACGGCGACCTCGACCTGCGGACCGACGTGTCCGCGGTGGCCGACCAGCCGGTTCACTTCGATCCGGAGTTCCCGGAAGCCGGCGGCGAACGCTACACGTACGGGGACGAACACGGCGTGAAGGCGGGGCCGCTCTCCGAACTGTCGGCCGGTGACTACCTCTTCTTTTACGCGACGCTATCGGTGGCTGGTGAGCGCCCGGCCTGGGCATCTCCGGAGTGGGGAGCGCACGTCATCGGCCACTTCCGACTTGCACGTGATGCGGTGTCCGGTGAGACATACCGCGACCTCCCGCCCGAGGAGCAGGCCCAGTTCGCCTCGAACGCCCACGTGAAACGGGATCCATTCGACGCTCGCGTTCTCATTCGCGGCAATGCCGAGGAGTCACAACTGTACAACACAGTGGTCCCGCTGTCGGCCCCGAGCGGCGGCACCGACGCCAACGAACTGGTCACCGACCTGTCCTCGGACTCGGGGAAGGGGCCGTGGTGGCGGCGGCCGATGCGGTTCGATGAGGCTGGCACGGAGCGACTGCTCGAACTGGCCGACAGCAACCCCAGCGCTATCGAACGCTGACGCAGCCGAATGAGTTATCACCGGTGAAAATAGAATGTGAAAGCATATGTCCAGACGGACTCAGATAGCTGATATGCGTCTCTCTAGTGGGGTCCCCGGATTCGATGAACTCATTGAGGGGGGTTTACTTCCGAACCGTCTCTACGTGGTCAGCGGCCCGCCGGGCAGCGGGAAGACAACGTTTTGTTCACAGTTCATTACACAGGGCGTCAAGGAGGGTGAGACGTGCCTGTACGTGACGATGCACGAAACCAAGTCGGAGTTGATGCAGGACATGGCCGGCTACGACTTCGGCTTCGACCGGGCCATGCAGTCTGACGCCATCCAGTTCCTCAACCTCGTTACTGAGAGCGGGAAACGAACTATCACGCAGTTCGGCAGCGAAGGCGGCCTGACGAACCGACTCGTCGCATACATCAGGCAGAACGATATCCAGCGGGTCGTCATCGACTCGACGATGCTGTTGCAGCACTTCATGAACGACGTCGAGGACGAGATCACGGGCTTTCTCTCCGCGCTGAAACAGACGGACGCGACGACACTTCTTATTTCCGAGATGACGGACCCGTCGTCCTACAGTGACGAGCACTACCTCGCCCACGGTGTTGTCTTCTTCCACAACTTCCTCGAAAACGGAAGCATGACCCGCGGCGTTCAGGTTATCAAGATGCGGGGCACAGCTATCGACTGTGACATCCGTGAAATCTCCTTTTCTGACGCGGGACTGCGGGTCAACCCTGATCGGAAAGTGGAGACATGAGCCGCTACGAGCGTGAGTTCGGCACCGACTGGGACACTCTCGACAAGGACGAGGCCACCGACCGGGCCTACGCTATCGGCGTCGCCGAGCGCCTCGGGGAGTTCAACCGCGACGAACTCGAAGCCATCTACGCCGAGATGAACTCGGCGTACCACAAGAGCATGGTCGAACTCGCGTACGACGAAGGTCGCAACGAAGCGAAGGAAGCGGCGGAGGCGACCAGCGCCGACCGGGACGCCGTCTGGGCCGATCTGGTCAACGGCGAAAAGACGTACATCGACGAGGCGGACGTACCGACCGGCGGCCGCGACGGCCTGCCGTCGGCGCTCGATTCGTCGGAACTGCTGGACAGGCAGTCAATCGACAGTACTGACGCCGTCGACAAACCGGACTTTCTCGACCGATAGCCGTTCCAGGGTGCGTGCGGCGACTGCCCGAACAGTGCCGCCGCTTGCCTGTGTAAAACCGAAGGAGACGGAAAATCCGTCCAGAGCTGGGGTGACTGCAGGTCGGTCTGGGCCGTTAGAAGGAGACCTGGTCCGGCCCGTCTTCGCCCATGCAGATCGGGTCGCGGTCGGAGTAGCCCTTCCGGCCGATGGCCTTGCTCGACACACCCGAGAACGCTGCGAACTCGGCGTCTTCCGCGCTTTCGAAGGTTTCCGGGGCCGACCGGCTGAGTGCGTCGCCCAGCCGTTCGGTGCCGTTTGGCAGCTCCAGTTCCATGTCGCCGTCGCTCTCGATAATTTCCTCCGCGGAAATCGGGTAGTCGTACGATTGGAAGGCGTCCGTCGCGTTGCTTAACATTCGCATATCTATCGAAAGTTCATGGTTCCTAATAAACCTTCACTATAGATAATCATAATATCCCTTAATGCGTATAAGGAACTCACGTTTCGTGTGGTCACGACGCATGGCCTAATCAGAAGCGGCTTGCTGCTGGGTCGTCTGGACCTGGTATGGTCGTCGCTGACTTGCACGTACACACGACTCGCTCCGACGGCACCCTCTCTCTGGACGAGGTTCCGGCCGCCGCGAGGCGAGCGGGCGTCGAGGTCGTCGCCGTTACGGACCACGACCGCCTCCAGCCTGCTCTCGACGGTCCCATCACCGAGCGCGACGGTGTGACGCTGCTCCACGGTATCGAACTCCGCGTCGAAACCGAGACCCAGCGGCTGGACCTGCTGGGCTACGGCGTCGACCCCACCGACGAACTCCGGGCCGAGTGTGCGCGCATCCAGCGGAACCGCCGCGAGCGCGGCGCGCGCATCATCGAATGTGTCGAGGACCGCCTGGGCGTCTCGCTACCCGTCGAGCCCCGCGACGGCCTCGGTCGGCCGCACATTGCCAGCGCTATCGCCGAGGTGTCGGATCACTCCTTCCAGTCCGCGTTCGACGACCTCATCGGCGACGACTGCCCCTGTTATGTCGCCCGGGAGGTCCCGTCCTTTGAGCGCGGCTGTGCGGTACTCTCGGATGCGTGCGGGCTGGTCGGCCTCGCTCATCCGTTTCGCTACCCTGACACCGCGGCCGCACTCTCCCGATGTGACTCGCTCGATGCCGTCGAACGGTGGTATCCCTACGGCCGAACGGTCGACAACGGTCTCGTCGACGACGCCATCGAGCGGCACGGACTGATTCCGACCGGCGGCAGCGACGCCCACGGCGAGACACTGGGTGACACCGGTCTGGGCGCGACCGCCTGGGACCGGGTCCAAACAGCCCTCGGTGTCTGACAACCGGCAGACGGAACCCGAGGGTTCAATGTCGTGCGGGACTACCCTTCATGTATGCAGTGTCACTACTGCGACCGTGAAGCCGATATCGCCGTCGAGAACGACGGCGTCAAGGTCGGTGTCTGCAAGACGCACTTCCGTGAACAGATGGCGGAACTGGAAGACGCCGACTGGCTCGAAGACCTCGACGAGGAACTCGACATCGACCGACGCGAGTGACCGACGCTCCGTTTTGCTGCTTCTGCTGTGGTGTGTCCCCCGCGTCTCCGCTGTGACCCACTCCGACTAACCGTTAAGGACTGTCCGCCGTACATGGCAACTATGGAGAAAGTCAGCATCGACGCCGTCGACTCGCGGATGGGGCCGGCGTCGGTCAAGCGGGCGCTCGCTGGTCCACTCGGCACCGACAATATCGCGTTGAATCACTACGAACTGGCACCCGGCGAATCCTTCGGCTTCGGCTACCACCGCCACCCGGATCAGGAGGAGGTGTTCATAATCCAGTCAGGCACAGCGACGTTCGAAACGGAGGACGGCGACGTCCGCGTCGAAGCCGGAGAGGCCATCCGATTTGCGCCCGGTGAATGGCAACGCGGCCACAACGAGGGTGAGGAGCGTGTGGTCGCGCTTGCGCTCGGCGCACCACAGGAAATGGGCGATACGGATATGCTTCGACACTGCGAGGAGTGTGGCGGTCGCACGCACAACCACGTCGAGATGACGCCCGACCGCGACGCGCTCGTGACACGCTGTGCGGAATGTGACGCAGAAACCGGCCGGTTCTCGTAGCGCCGCTGCGGCGAAGCCGGTCGGTTAGTCGTCGGCAGCGGTGGTCGCGCCGGTCACGTCACCCGCCTGACGCACAGCGAACTCGGTGAAGTTGTCGAACAGCTGTTTGGCCTCGCAGGCGGCGCGATAGTTCGCCTCGGTGACGCCGTCCAGTACCGCTTCGATGCGCTCGTCGGCGAGCTGGTCGTCCTTGCCCTTCGTCACTGTCTCGGCCGTCTCGGGGTCGTATTCGGGGTGGAACTGCACCGAGAAGACGTTCTCCTTCCGGAACCCGTGGATGCCGTAGTCGTTCTCGGCGAACGTGGTCGCGCCCGGTGGCACCTCGGCGACGCGGTCCGAGTGCGTCGTAAAGACAGTGAACGACTCGTCGACGCCAGCAAGCAGTTCGTTCTCGCCGTCGTGGTCGACCGTTCGGTAGCCGATCTCGTACTCGTCCATCGGTTCGACGGTGCCGCCGAGCGCATGTGCGAGCAACTGGTGGCCGAAACAGACGCCCAGGAACGCGATATCGCGGTCGACTGCGTCCGTGACCCATGATTCGAGGTCACGGATCCATGGCTCGTCCCAGTAGACGGACGCGCGGCTGCCCGTGACCAGACAGCCGTCGAACGCGAAGGTGTCGGGCAGTTCGCGCTCGGTCACGTCGTATTCCACGAGGTCGGCGTCGAGTTCCCGCCGGAAGTTCCGGCGGTTGTCGTCGCCGTCGTGGGCTGCGTTCAGCAGGGCGATTCGTGGCCTCATTACCAGTACGGAGCGGTTCGAATCGTAAAAACGTGCGTACCGACGGCAGTGATTGCCGCTCACGGTGACGGGGAACCGGTGTCGAAGCGCCCGCTGGTACAGCGGCTATCGGGAGCAGTTGCCACTCAGAATCGTCCCGCTACGGGTCGACAACTGCGATACGTGTTACGTCTGGTCTGCTTCCGGGTTGTTCGTCCGCCGATAGGAGCCGACCATCTTCCACAGCGTGTCGTTGAAGTCGTCGTTGTTGGCCTCGCTCTCGATCTGCCGGTACAGGTTTTCCGAGACTTCGATACGGGGCATCAAGCGTGTATAGAGAGCGGGAGTAAATAAATCTCCGCTGACACGGAATCGAGTAAAAGCTTCAACGCACCCCTCTAGGGGCCGTATAACCATTTGGCACCGAAAAAGACGAACCAGGCCATCCAGATGCAAAAGACGAGCAGCCACGTCCCGTACTGGATCGTCGGGTCGGGAATCAGAACGTATGCCACGACGAGCAAAACGGCGACACTTGCCGCGGCCGTGGCGTCCCAGCGGTCCAGTGCGGGCGGTTCGACCATCGGAACCTATTGCGAGATACCGTAGGTGTCGTTGTCCCAGTCGTAGACGCCGGTGTCGTAGACTGCCTGCTCGCGTTCGATGGCGTCGATGCGCTCGTGGTCGGCGGCATCGAGGTCCCAGTCGAACAGGTCGCAGTTCTGGCGGACGTGCTCGGGCGAGGAGGACTTCGGCAGGACGACCACCTCGTTTTCGACCGCCCACTTCAGGACGATCTGAGCCGGCGACCTGTCGTATTTCTCTGCCAGGTCCTGAACGACATCGTCCGCGAACACGTCCGTTCGACCCAGTGGCGCGGCAGCCTCCACGACAGTGTCGGTGTCGCGGCAGAACTCGACCACCTGGTCCTGCGTGTTCCAGGGATGGTACTCGATCTGATTGACAGCGATAGGCACGTCGGCGACGTGCTGGGCGGCCCCGAGCTGGTACGCGCTGAAGTTCGAGACGCCGACGTTACGGATCTTCCCCTGGTCGTGGAGCGTGGCCATCGCGTCCATCGTCTCCCGAATCGAGGTCGCAGGGTTGGGCCAGTGGACGAGATACAGGTCGAGGTAGTCAGTCCCAAGTCGGTCCAGCGACGCCTCACAGGCCTCGATGACCGACTCGTAGTCGAGATGCTTTGGCAGCACCTTGGATGTGAGGAACACGTCCTCGCGGTCGTAGTCGGCGAGGGCCTCGCCGATTTCGCCCTCGTTCTTGTACCCTTCGGCCGTGTCCACGTGGCCGTAGCCCGCGTCGAGTCCGGCCCGAACTGACTGCTGGACGGTGTCGCCGTCGATGTCCCACGTCCCGACGCCGACCATCGGCAGTTCGTCGCCACTCGGGAGTGTCGCTGTTGGGGGTGTCACAGTACGTGTCTCACCCGCGGCAGTCAAAACCGTTTCGCGCTCGTCGCATTGCGGTACACACCCGGTCGTCTTTCACTCGGGACTGGCGACGTGGACTGGTTCGCCTGTGTCCGCGCTTCTGGCCAGCGCATCTATGGCGCGCATATTCCCCAGTGTCTCGGCCCGGTCGATGGGTGGTGTCTCCCCGCTCTCCACGGCGTCAGCGAACGCCTCAACCTGCAACCGGTAGTGGTCGACCGGATCGAACGTCTCCGTGACCTCGCGGCCATCGACGCTGTAGGTCAGCGAGACTGACTCGTCGTGGTCCGGGCCGAAGCAGTTCGGCGCTTCGAGCCAGCCATCGTCGGTTTCGACTCGGTAGTACTCCCGTCTCGGCCCGTCGAACCCACAGGAAATCGAGGCGACACGCCCGTCGTCGTACGACAGGATGCCGCTGAGGTTCGTGTCAACGCCACTGTTCTGGGAGTCCCGGGCATGCGCAAACGCTCGGTCTGGCTCGCCGAGGAAGCCCCGGACCGCGCTGACGGCGTAACAGCCCACGTCCATCAGGCTCCCACCGGCCAGCTCCGGGTCCAGACGGATGTCGTCTGGGTCTGTGAGCGAGAATTTGAACGATGCGTCGACGGTGTGTACCTCGCCCAGCTCGGTTTCGACGATCTCCCTGGCCCGCCGGGTCCGCGGGTGGAACTGATACATGAACGCTTCCATCAGCGTGACGCCCTGCTCGGCACAGTAGTCGAAGAGGTCCACTGCTTCAGCGGTGTCGACGGTCAGTGGCTTCTCACAGAGCACGTCGAGCCCGTGGTCGGCCGCCCGCTGGCTCCACTTGGCGTGGAGCGCGTTCGGAAGCGGGTTGTACACCGCATCGATGTCCGCCTCGGCGAACATCGTCCCGTAATCGCCGAAGGCACTGTCGATATCGAAGTCGTCGGCTACCTCGCTGGCACGGGCATGGGTTCTGGAGCTGATGGCCGCGACCGTGTGGTCAGACTTCTGGATACCCGGAATCACGTCCTTGCGTGCGATTCCCGCCGTTGAAATAATCCCAAAGCGCATACCGATACCCGGCCTCCCGGTGATAAACAATTACCGACCTTTCGGCTCCGCCTCGACGCTGACGCCCTGTTCGGACACAGGGGCCAGTTCGCCCGCCGCCGGCTCGCGTCTGTCAGCCACGAGCTCGGCGGCAACTTCGCGTGCGCGCTCGAAGTGTGCCGCTGCGCTGTCACACG encodes:
- a CDS encoding Gfo/Idh/MocA family protein, giving the protein MRFGIISTAGIARKDVIPGIQKSDHTVAAISSRTHARASEVADDFDIDSAFGDYGTMFAEADIDAVYNPLPNALHAKWSQRAADHGLDVLCEKPLTVDTAEAVDLFDYCAEQGVTLMEAFMYQFHPRTRRAREIVETELGEVHTVDASFKFSLTDPDDIRLDPELAGGSLMDVGCYAVSAVRGFLGEPDRAFAHARDSQNSGVDTNLSGILSYDDGRVASISCGFDGPRREYYRVETDDGWLEAPNCFGPDHDESVSLTYSVDGREVTETFDPVDHYRLQVEAFADAVESGETPPIDRAETLGNMRAIDALARSADTGEPVHVASPE
- a CDS encoding DUF6757 family protein, with protein sequence MQCHYCDREADIAVENDGVKVGVCKTHFREQMAELEDADWLEDLDEELDIDRRE
- a CDS encoding acyltransferase; translated protein: MTKRHVSLPPLAEEGLRAFIDEVDERLSGDEDTCDVVTDVLIDLHGDREAYERWQDGADISPAERVRLQGYDPCNTTLESEYYAEKDEERFKRSKHLQWLWRQFDATPMADNVEFALRFRRMLADHLFESCGEGCRFFKGISFTYGHNIEIGDNVVVHDDVHLDDRGKLTIGDRVSISDDTHVYSHDHDAVDQTHVDNYHTIIEDDVRLTYDSMVRAGVKVGENAILAAKSIAGKDIPAHHIAAGTPAKSLTVKDGWESVAAPIEGANVDRRAERQLSYDLPDDLEQFDEFQRDLSPPDRK
- a CDS encoding PHP domain-containing protein, which codes for MVVADLHVHTTRSDGTLSLDEVPAAARRAGVEVVAVTDHDRLQPALDGPITERDGVTLLHGIELRVETETQRLDLLGYGVDPTDELRAECARIQRNRRERGARIIECVEDRLGVSLPVEPRDGLGRPHIASAIAEVSDHSFQSAFDDLIGDDCPCYVAREVPSFERGCAVLSDACGLVGLAHPFRYPDTAAALSRCDSLDAVERWYPYGRTVDNGLVDDAIERHGLIPTGGSDAHGETLGDTGLGATAWDRVQTALGV
- a CDS encoding type 1 glutamine amidotransferase; protein product: MRPRIALLNAAHDGDDNRRNFRRELDADLVEYDVTERELPDTFAFDGCLVTGSRASVYWDEPWIRDLESWVTDAVDRDIAFLGVCFGHQLLAHALGGTVEPMDEYEIGYRTVDHDGENELLAGVDESFTVFTTHSDRVAEVPPGATTFAENDYGIHGFRKENVFSVQFHPEYDPETAETVTKGKDDQLADERIEAVLDGVTEANYRAACEAKQLFDNFTEFAVRQAGDVTGATTAADD
- a CDS encoding RAD55 family ATPase, whose amino-acid sequence is MRLSSGVPGFDELIEGGLLPNRLYVVSGPPGSGKTTFCSQFITQGVKEGETCLYVTMHETKSELMQDMAGYDFGFDRAMQSDAIQFLNLVTESGKRTITQFGSEGGLTNRLVAYIRQNDIQRVVIDSTMLLQHFMNDVEDEITGFLSALKQTDATTLLISEMTDPSSYSDEHYLAHGVVFFHNFLENGSMTRGVQVIKMRGTAIDCDIREISFSDAGLRVNPDRKVET
- a CDS encoding CPBP family intramembrane glutamic endopeptidase, which translates into the protein MVRSDFIMEIRRYIVNPAERRLRAPWRVTLWLFLAGFGLVLLSGVVAVVSSVVRMTPAVAVARQIALFAAGTVIAVVIGYLLDRRTLSDYGLGFDRQWWRDAAFGLALGAGLPTLVLLVEVAVGFAEVSVALATVDSGPLPLTAFGPPVAVLLLGGFFLVQATAEEVLVRGYLLTNTAEGLAGWVGKRGAIIAATGLTGALFGVLHWTNPSASLLSVANITLYGLLLGACYVLTGRLGVASGFHVAWNYTLALLGFPVSGLRMGVAMLSTSATGPALVTGGGFGPEGGLIAIPLLGVGGAALYWWVRREYGAVEILDGVATPQLRVRTRSDTANQDG
- a CDS encoding aldo/keto reductase — its product is MVGVGTWDIDGDTVQQSVRAGLDAGYGHVDTAEGYKNEGEIGEALADYDREDVFLTSKVLPKHLDYESVIEACEASLDRLGTDYLDLYLVHWPNPATSIRETMDAMATLHDQGKIRNVGVSNFSAYQLGAAQHVADVPIAVNQIEYHPWNTQDQVVEFCRDTDTVVEAAAPLGRTDVFADDVVQDLAEKYDRSPAQIVLKWAVENEVVVLPKSSSPEHVRQNCDLFDWDLDAADHERIDAIEREQAVYDTGVYDWDNDTYGISQ
- a CDS encoding DUF5789 family protein — translated: MRMLSNATDAFQSYDYPISAEEIIESDGDMELELPNGTERLGDALSRSAPETFESAEDAEFAAFSGVSSKAIGRKGYSDRDPICMGEDGPDQVSF
- a CDS encoding cupin domain-containing protein, which produces MEKVSIDAVDSRMGPASVKRALAGPLGTDNIALNHYELAPGESFGFGYHRHPDQEEVFIIQSGTATFETEDGDVRVEAGEAIRFAPGEWQRGHNEGEERVVALALGAPQEMGDTDMLRHCEECGGRTHNHVEMTPDRDALVTRCAECDAETGRFS
- a CDS encoding Nmad3 family putative nucleotide modification protein — translated: MRSVAINVGANTNEPGFRGPLFPDGSFEYIPIPESKPTSEPVPTYGDLDLRTDVSAVADQPVHFDPEFPEAGGERYTYGDEHGVKAGPLSELSAGDYLFFYATLSVAGERPAWASPEWGAHVIGHFRLARDAVSGETYRDLPPEEQAQFASNAHVKRDPFDARVLIRGNAEESQLYNTVVPLSAPSGGTDANELVTDLSSDSGKGPWWRRPMRFDEAGTERLLELADSNPSAIER